GCCCCGAGGTAATTCATTGCATTTTAGCCCACCACGGTGATCAGGAACCGGAAACAATAGAAGCGGTCCTTGTCCAGGCAGCAGATGCGATTTCCGCTGCTAGACCTGGGGCACGGAGAGAAACCCTGGAAACGTACTTGAGACGTCTTGAAAAGTTAGAAGAAATTGCAGAATCTTTTGAAGGGGTAGAAAAATCGTATGCAATCCAAGCGGGCCGAGAAATTCGAATTATGGTAAAACCTGAGCAAATTGACGATCTCCAGGCTGCACAACTTGCCCGGGAAATTGTTAAAAAAATTGAAAAGGAATTAGAATATCCCGGACAGATTAAAGTAGTGGTGATTAGGGAAACAAGAAACGTGGAATACGCAAAATAAGTGCATTCACCTGGAACAAGGTTTCGTATCCAGCAGTTCGCCATGCAAATCCCTGAATACCGGTCCATGAGGCTAACCAGTCTGAATTTAGGGGGCTTTTTATTCAGCCAAAAGAGGCCATCATGGGCCTTTTTTCTTTACGAAACCAGGTCCCACAGTTGTTCTGTTTTCTCGCCCGTTTCTTTGGGAATTAAAAACGACTCTTAATTCTTGATAAGTAGAAGGAAAAGGAAATTCCAATGAGCAGGATTTATTTAATCACTGACGAAATAAGGATGTTAAGTTGCAAATCTGAGACAGAATTTTGCAAGGGAAGGGATAATTAATGGCCAGGAGGTACAATGAAAAAGAAAATCACAATGTCTCTCATGTCGCTAACCTTCTTACCTCGATTTTATTGTGTTATCCGGAAATTGCGACAATTAACCTGGATCCGAAGAGTCGTATCGTAAAATTCACATTTTATCTTTTAAATAACGTATCCAGGGAAAAATTAAAAGAATTCCATCAGCACTTATTCCAATCCCTTCATACTTATTATTATCTGGAAAAAGTAGATGTTGAGATATGCTCTCTATTTTTTCAACCATTAGATTTCTTCACAACAATCGAATTCCAAAGAGATGTTCAGACCCTTTCTCAAAAGGAAATCGCCCTGATTATTACTTTAATTAAAGAGGAGTTTGGGCCCCATCTTGTTACTGAAGAAGATGATGAATTAATAATCGATGATTTATCTTTACATGAAGAATTAATTGGATATATGCTGGAAAATGCTAAAAAAAATAGTTCGAATACCAAATTAATTGCTTTACGTGACGAAGGAAAGGTATTTGTTTTTAACAAATAGCGCTTTGGCTAAAAAACCAGGAGGTAAGTTTTCCTTGCGAATCTTGTTTCTCGGGGACATCGTGGGTCGTCCCGGACGCCGTGCCGTCAAAGAAATACTTCCCTCTCTTAAAGAAAAGTACCACCCCCACCTGATCATTGCAAATGGAGAAAATGCAGCAGGAGGCAATGGGATTACGGAAGAGGCTAGCCAGGAGCTTTACGATGCCGGGATTGACATCTTAACCATGGGGAATCACGTATGGGATCGCAAGGAAATTTATAATTTTATCGATCATGACGAAAGAATTATTCGACCGGCCAATTACCCCCCGAACACCCCGGGGCGGGGTTTCACAATGGTTCCCGTCCGAAATTCGCTAGTAGGTATTGTTAATTTAGCAGGACGTGTTTTTCTCCCTCCTTTAGACTGTCCTTTCCGAAGTATCGACCAGATCCTTCCCTTGCTTCAACAGGAAACCTCATTAATTCTGGTTGATTTTCATGCCGAGGCTACCTCGGAAAAAGTAGCTTTTGGTTGGTACGTAGATGGGCGTGTTACAGCAGTAATCGGAACGCATACCCATATTCAAACCGCTGACGAACGGATCCTGCCAAAGGGAACAGGATATATTACAGATGTAGGAATGACAGGCCCCCGAGACTCTGTTTTAGGCGTAAAACTTGAGGCAGTCCTGAAAAAATTTCTTACACTTCAGCCGGTTCGTTTTGAGGTTGCAGGGGGGGCACTTCAGTTAAATGCCCTTTTTCTTGAGATTCACCCCGAACAAAACACAACGCAAAAAATTGAAAGAATTCAAGTTATTAAAGAGAAATAGTCAAAAAATTTTCTTGCGAAAACCACCCGTCAATGATATGATAATTCTACTAGTACTTTTTTCGGGTTAACTTGGGGCCTATAAAGTCGAGGGAAAAACAACAGGGGAGGTTGAGTTGGTGGAAGTATTGAAGGTGTCAGCAAAATCTAGCCCTAATTCCGTAGCCGGAGCTCTGGCTGGAGTGTTAAGAGAAAAGGGCTGCGCGGAACTTCAGGCAATCGGAGCGGGTGCTTTAAACCAAGCGGTTAAAGCTGTCGCGATTGCGAGAGGATTTGTAGCTCCCAGCGGTGTTGACCTCATTTGTATTCCTGCTTTTACGGACATCGTGATTGACGGTGAAGAAAGAACAGCCATCAAGCTGATTGTAGAACCTCGATAAAAAGAAAAAATGCTTCTTTGATACATGCTTTAAAGATATTGACAACCTGTTTATTTCAAACCTGAAATAAACAGGTTTTTATGTTTTTTATGTTAAGGAGAGGTTTATCGAATGATCATTGACATGCATTGTGATACAATTCTTGTAGCCTACCGTAACCATAAAACGATTGAAATTCAAAAATTCCTCGAAGGCAACATTAAAATTCAATTTTTTGCGTTATTTCCTGGTAGTATTCATTACCCTAACTGGTATCTGCACCGCGTCCTTGACATGTTAGATTTTTGCTGGGAACAATTTGAAGCGCAACGCACTTTAATAGAAGTTATCACTTCCCCGGCGGATCTTTCAAACTGCATTGAAGGCAAGAAAATCGGTGCTTTGCTGGCCATCGAAGGTGGAGAAGTTTTAGAGGGGAACCTCCGAATTTTGCGGGTCTTATACCGTTTAGGGATCAGAAGTCTAGGCTTGACCTGGAATCACCGAAATGAAATCGCGGATGGTATTGCAGAAAGCCAAACGGGAGGAGGGCTTACAAAATTCGGGAGACAGGTAGTTAAAGAAATGAACAGGCTGGGCATGATCATTGATGTTTCTCACCTTGCAGAAAAAGGCTTCTGGGATGTCCTTGAGTTAAGCGACCACCCTGTGATCGCTTCTCATTCGAACTGCCGTACCATTTGGAACCATCCCCGTAACCTTTCAGATGAACAGATTAAGGGGCTGGCTGAAAATAAAGGAATTGTCGGTATAAACTTCGTCCCCGATTTCCTTGGTCCCGCCGGGGCAGGACTGAATGATTTATTAAAACACATAGATCATATCTGCACACTTGTGGGTGATGACTTTTTAGGCTTCGGTTCCGACTTTGACGGAACAGATTTTTTCATCCCTGAAATCCAGGATGCCAGGCATTTTCCGAAAATCATTGAAACCTTACAGAAGTGGGGTTATCCGGAAGGTTCGATCCGAAAAATATGCAGGGAAAACTGTCTCCGCGTCCTTAAAGAAGTTTTAAATAAAACTTAAAAAGGGAGATCAACTTGTCTGCCGACCTCCACGTACACAGTACAGCCTCAGATGGAACATTAACGCCAGAAGAAATTGTAAATCAAGCCGTTCGTTCCGGACTTTCAGCAATAAGCTTAACAGATCATGATACGACCGATGGGCTCTCCCGTGCTCTTTGGGCTGCATCCGGCACTAACCTGGAATTGGTCCCCGGTATTGAACTCAACACCGATTGGCAAGGGATTGAAATTCATGTTTTAGGTTACTATCTTGAATTTCAATCGGCTTGGTTTCGAGGGATTCTAGATGATCTTCGAAATGCACGAGAAAAAAGGGCAATCGCAATAATCGGAAAACTTAACAAATTAGGGATAAGTTTATCATCTACCCGCGTTAAGGAAATTGCCGGAGCGGCTTCTTTAGGAAGGCCCCATATTGCTCAAGCCTTGGTTGAAGCAGGGTATGCTTGCTCGGTCACTGAAGCCTTTCAGCGGTATCTCGGTTATGGGAGACCTGCATACGTGACGCGCCATAAACTAAATCCTTTTGAGGCAATTAAACTAATTCTTAAGGCCCGGGGGGTTCCTGTGCTCGCACATCCCGGCTTAATGGACAGGGATGAACTCATACCCGAATTTGTTAAGGCAGGTTTACTCGGAATTGAGGTATATTACCCCCTGCATACACCAGAAATGATCGAAAAATATGCTCGAATCTGTCAAAAAAATGACGTAATAATGACCGGAGGGTCTGATTACCACGGACCAGGAATGGACTACCCCCCCTTGGGTACGGTGACGGTACCATATGAAACGGTAGCAAAACTTAAAGTACTACATCAATTTTTAAACTAAAATTCTCCACTCCAGAAGGAAAATAAATGTCAGCAACGAAATTAAGACTAATATAATAAAATATGAAAATCCGGAGGAGCTACGATGAAAAAACTTAACCCGGCGAAGGTTGGGATTATTGGGGCGATAATTTTTTTGTTTAGTTTAGCTTTTCCTCGATTGTCGGAGGCCGGAACTTATGTTGTAAAAAAAGGAGACTCCCTCTGGAAAATCGCACAAACGTATGGAACTTCTGTCCAAAAGATTCAAGAAATTAATCAAATAAAGGGAACCCTGATCTACCCGGGGCAATTATTAAGAATTCCTGATTCTTTAAATGAACAAAAAAAATCGAACCAACCTGTCCAGAGAGAGATGATCCCGGTTTCGCAACAAACACCCAACCCGGCTCGCCAGGGTGATTTAAATTTAATTACTACAGCAAGGCGCTTTTTGGGGATACCTTACCGGTTTGGTGGCACACGACCTGAGACCGGCTTTGATTGTTCTGGCTTTGTACAATATGTCTACTCAATACACGGAATTGAACTTCCCCGGATCGCGAGCAGTCAGGCTACGGTCGGGATTAAAGTAACAGATCCAGTACCCGGGGATCTCGTCTTTTTCGCCACCCAAAAAAGTAATCTGATTGATCACGTAGGAATTTACGTCGGAAATAATGCCTTTATTCATGCAAGTCGGAGCAAGGGAATTACGATTACATCGCTTCAAGATGCATGGTACGGACCGCGGTTTGCTTTTGCCCGCCGCGTTCTTTAAAAAATTTATTGTTATAAAGAATCCATTCTAAAAACACGGAAAGGAAAAAAGAATTTATGAAGTTTACGAAGACTACAATTGATCAGGTCCGCTCCGGCTTCGAAAGAGCCGGTTACATCGCAGAAGATGAAATCATTGTTCCAGTTTATCTAGCCCTTCGTTTAGAAAAACCCATCCTCATTACAGGGGCACCCGGAGTAGGAAAAACCGAAATTGCGAAGGTTTTAGCGCATGTCTTTGAAACCGATTTAATACGCCTCCAGTGCTACGAAGGACTTGATGAAAATAAAGCATTATATGAATGGAACTACCAGCGACAGTTGATCAAGATCCAGCTCATCAAGGAAAGTGCTTCCAACGAACTTGTCGAGCGGAATCTATTTTCGCGGGACTATTTGTTAGAGAGACCCCTCCTGAAGGCAATTCAAGCCCCCAGGAAAGTCGTTTTGTTAATCGATGAAATTGATAAAACAGATGAAGAGTTTGAAGCGTTTCTTTTCGAGGTGCTTTCAGATTTCCAGGTCTCAGTCCCGGAACTGGGAACGATTGTGGCCCGCCACATTCCAATTGTAGTACTGACCAATAACGGAGAACGGGAGCTCTCTGACGGCTTGAAAAGACGCTGTGTTTTTCTGTTTATCGATTTTCCGAGCATCGAAAAGGAAATTAAAATCATTAAGGTAAAGGTCCCGGAAACAGGGGAACGGCTGGCCGAAGAAATTGCTCTGGCCGTTCACCATTTACGGCATCACATCGATTTAAAAAAGAAGCCATCTATTTCGGAAACCCTCGACCTTGCCCGGGCGCTCGTTTTATTTGAAGCCCAAAAACTCGAAGCTGAACACATCAAGCAAACAATCAATCTCTTACTCAAAGATAAAGAGGATATTGACCTCTTTAATCAGCAGGTAGGCCCCGCAGGACTAATTGAACTCGTCCGGAATCAACTAAGTAAACGTTCAGAAAGAAGGACCTTCGTTTGAAAAACTACCTTGAAAGCAATCTTGCCCGCTTCGTTCATATCCTGCGGCACCTGGGGATTAAAGTAAGTACGGGGGAGACCATTACCGCCTTAAAGGCCCTGTTGCTGGTTGAGCTTCTCAACAGGGCGCATGTAAAAGCGGCTCTACGCGCAACTTTAGTGAAAAACCATGATGAACAGCCGATTTTTGATCAAGCATTTGAAAGTTTTTTTGTCATCCCCGAAGTAAGACAGCGGCAGCGCGAGGAATGGGAGGAAAGAAGAACAGAAGAGGCACGCCTGATCGATGAAGCGGAAAGAGATCTTGCTTATCAAGGGGAAACCCTCGATCTCACTGAGGAAGAAAAGCTCCTTTACACCCAGCTACCTGAAGAAGAAAAGAAAAAGATCAAAGAGTATCTTGAAGCAAGCTACCTTCCCGAAGACCGATATAACAGGTTTAAACCAATGCTTGAGTACCAGATCCGGGGCTCTCTGCGCTACTGGAAGCAAAGACTGGCCGAGGAGGACGATTTTCCCCGGCTGCCCAGCGAAGATGTAGACGATGAAGTTCTGGCCTCGATTTTACACGAACCGGGCGAGGATGACAGCAATCTTCTCTACGAGGATATGAAGCGAATCGGGGAGCGGGATCTACCTAAAGTAACAAATATTCTGAAAAAACTGTCTCGGAAACTGGCAACAAAAATTTCGCGGCGTTACCGGATGAGCAAAAAGGCCGTCAAAATCGACCTCCGGCAGAGCATAAAGTCCAATGTCCGTTACGGTGGGGTTATTTTTAAACTGAAATATAAGCAAAAACGAATTCAAAAACCCCAGGTCCTTCTCATCTGCGATGTCTCCGGCTCAATGGCCCGCTATGCCGCTTTTGTCATCCAGTTTATTTACGGTTTAAGCGCAGTGATGAAGCACATTGAAAGTTTTATTTTTGCGGAGGAAATGGAATACGTAACACCATTCTTCAAACGGCTTCGTCCTTTTGAAGAAACAATGGTTGAATTGATTGGCAAGAGTCGTATTTGGGGGAAGGGAACTAATTTCGGCGCTTCTTTGAGTACGCTCCGGACTGATTACCCCCTTCTTTTGACATCCCATACCGTCGTGATCATTGTAAGTGATACTAAAACCCTGGAAATAGAGCGCGCGGAGCGGGAACTTGCCGCAGTAAAACGAATGGTTAAAGACATTCTCTGGCTTAACACCCTCCCTCAAGACGAGTGGAAAGATCTCCGCTCGGTTGGTACTTTCCAGCGGTATTGCCGGATGTATGAGTGCTACACCCTGGCCCACCTCGAAAAAGTAATCAGGAAACAGTTTCTTTATTAATTTTATTAAGGTGGGATGAAAACGGCTTTGAAAAATAGTTACGAAAAGCTTGCGGTTTTTTATGATCTTCTGATGCAGGGAATTGACTACGAAGCATGGGTAAGTTATGTTGAAAAAATTGTAACAAAGCATCAGGGGCATGTGGACTCGGTTCTTGATCTGGCATGCGGCACAGGAAACTCTACTTTACCATGGGCAACACGGGGCTACCATACCTTTGGAATTGATTTATCTGCAGCGATGCTGAAAAAAGCACGCCAAAAAGCAAAAGAAAAAAGGTTAGAAATCACTTTTCTCCAGCAAGATATCCGTGAGTTTCAGTTAAAAGAACCGGTTGATTTGGTCGTCTGTTTTCAGGATGGCTTAAATTATATCCTGGAGTCTGAAGGGCTGCGGCAAGCCTTTCAAGCCGTGTCCAATAACCTCAAAGGGAAAGGTTATTTTATTTTTGATCTTAACTATCTTCCTCAAATTGTGCCTAAAAATGAACAGGTTCAGGTTTCAGTAATAGAAGAGGATGCTTTCACCCTCATCTGGCAAACAAACTTCCTTGAAAAAGAAAATCTATGGGAGATAGAAGTAACCGGGTTTGTTAAAACCAGAGGAAATTATTATGATAAATTTCACGAAAAACACAGGGAAAGAATTTATGAACCACCTGAGGTGTGGACCTGTCTCGCAGAGCGGGGTTTTACGATCCTGGGAACCTACCAAGCCTTTACCTTTGATCTCCCTCATCCACAGACACCAAGAACCGTTTACGTTGCACAAAAAATCTAAAGGGTATAAAACCGGAGGTTAATTGCTCACATGAACCGCGGACAGTTTTTCTTTATTACGGGTGGCGCACGGAGCGGAAAAAGTCGGTTTGCTGAAAGCCTGGCCTCTGGGCTAGAAAAACCCGTAACCTACATTGCGACCGCTGAGGGGCTTGA
This window of the Bacillota bacterium genome carries:
- a CDS encoding TIGR00282 family metallophosphoesterase codes for the protein MRILFLGDIVGRPGRRAVKEILPSLKEKYHPHLIIANGENAAGGNGITEEASQELYDAGIDILTMGNHVWDRKEIYNFIDHDERIIRPANYPPNTPGRGFTMVPVRNSLVGIVNLAGRVFLPPLDCPFRSIDQILPLLQQETSLILVDFHAEATSEKVAFGWYVDGRVTAVIGTHTHIQTADERILPKGTGYITDVGMTGPRDSVLGVKLEAVLKKFLTLQPVRFEVAGGALQLNALFLEIHPEQNTTQKIERIQVIKEK
- the spoVS gene encoding stage V sporulation protein SpoVS, whose translation is MEVLKVSAKSSPNSVAGALAGVLREKGCAELQAIGAGALNQAVKAVAIARGFVAPSGVDLICIPAFTDIVIDGEERTAIKLIVEPR
- a CDS encoding dipeptidase; translated protein: MIIDMHCDTILVAYRNHKTIEIQKFLEGNIKIQFFALFPGSIHYPNWYLHRVLDMLDFCWEQFEAQRTLIEVITSPADLSNCIEGKKIGALLAIEGGEVLEGNLRILRVLYRLGIRSLGLTWNHRNEIADGIAESQTGGGLTKFGRQVVKEMNRLGMIIDVSHLAEKGFWDVLELSDHPVIASHSNCRTIWNHPRNLSDEQIKGLAENKGIVGINFVPDFLGPAGAGLNDLLKHIDHICTLVGDDFLGFGSDFDGTDFFIPEIQDARHFPKIIETLQKWGYPEGSIRKICRENCLRVLKEVLNKT
- a CDS encoding PHP domain-containing protein; its protein translation is MSADLHVHSTASDGTLTPEEIVNQAVRSGLSAISLTDHDTTDGLSRALWAASGTNLELVPGIELNTDWQGIEIHVLGYYLEFQSAWFRGILDDLRNAREKRAIAIIGKLNKLGISLSSTRVKEIAGAASLGRPHIAQALVEAGYACSVTEAFQRYLGYGRPAYVTRHKLNPFEAIKLILKARGVPVLAHPGLMDRDELIPEFVKAGLLGIEVYYPLHTPEMIEKYARICQKNDVIMTGGSDYHGPGMDYPPLGTVTVPYETVAKLKVLHQFLN
- a CDS encoding peptidoglycan endopeptidase, giving the protein MKKLNPAKVGIIGAIIFLFSLAFPRLSEAGTYVVKKGDSLWKIAQTYGTSVQKIQEINQIKGTLIYPGQLLRIPDSLNEQKKSNQPVQREMIPVSQQTPNPARQGDLNLITTARRFLGIPYRFGGTRPETGFDCSGFVQYVYSIHGIELPRIASSQATVGIKVTDPVPGDLVFFATQKSNLIDHVGIYVGNNAFIHASRSKGITITSLQDAWYGPRFAFARRVL
- a CDS encoding MoxR family ATPase, which translates into the protein MKFTKTTIDQVRSGFERAGYIAEDEIIVPVYLALRLEKPILITGAPGVGKTEIAKVLAHVFETDLIRLQCYEGLDENKALYEWNYQRQLIKIQLIKESASNELVERNLFSRDYLLERPLLKAIQAPRKVVLLIDEIDKTDEEFEAFLFEVLSDFQVSVPELGTIVARHIPIVVLTNNGERELSDGLKRRCVFLFIDFPSIEKEIKIIKVKVPETGERLAEEIALAVHHLRHHIDLKKKPSISETLDLARALVLFEAQKLEAEHIKQTINLLLKDKEDIDLFNQQVGPAGLIELVRNQLSKRSERRTFV
- a CDS encoding VWA domain-containing protein; its protein translation is MKNYLESNLARFVHILRHLGIKVSTGETITALKALLLVELLNRAHVKAALRATLVKNHDEQPIFDQAFESFFVIPEVRQRQREEWEERRTEEARLIDEAERDLAYQGETLDLTEEEKLLYTQLPEEEKKKIKEYLEASYLPEDRYNRFKPMLEYQIRGSLRYWKQRLAEEDDFPRLPSEDVDDEVLASILHEPGEDDSNLLYEDMKRIGERDLPKVTNILKKLSRKLATKISRRYRMSKKAVKIDLRQSIKSNVRYGGVIFKLKYKQKRIQKPQVLLICDVSGSMARYAAFVIQFIYGLSAVMKHIESFIFAEEMEYVTPFFKRLRPFEETMVELIGKSRIWGKGTNFGASLSTLRTDYPLLLTSHTVVIIVSDTKTLEIERAERELAAVKRMVKDILWLNTLPQDEWKDLRSVGTFQRYCRMYECYTLAHLEKVIRKQFLY
- a CDS encoding class I SAM-dependent methyltransferase, encoding MKTALKNSYEKLAVFYDLLMQGIDYEAWVSYVEKIVTKHQGHVDSVLDLACGTGNSTLPWATRGYHTFGIDLSAAMLKKARQKAKEKRLEITFLQQDIREFQLKEPVDLVVCFQDGLNYILESEGLRQAFQAVSNNLKGKGYFIFDLNYLPQIVPKNEQVQVSVIEEDAFTLIWQTNFLEKENLWEIEVTGFVKTRGNYYDKFHEKHRERIYEPPEVWTCLAERGFTILGTYQAFTFDLPHPQTPRTVYVAQKI